In Balaenoptera acutorostrata chromosome 3, mBalAcu1.1, whole genome shotgun sequence, the genomic stretch gtatatttttcagaaatcagATTCTAAGAAAATAGTGGTATTTACCCACTGCTTCTTCTTGGTCTGAGAAATTAGTTGTTTGTGCTGTGTTGCTAGCTTCTTGATTTCTTCTACAAATTCTTCTTTACACTTTTCCTTTACTTGCTTACATTTTCTGTCTATCTCACCCTGCATATTTGCTACAGCTTTATTTACagcttgtcttttttcttcttccatttcagAACgcagctgaaatgaaaaaaaaagttaacccaCAATATGTCAGCTCATAATTTACACAGACCATTAAGCAAAACCTTAATACATAGTTTCTACTTAACTGATGTACCTCTTCCCTTTATTTCATTAAGggctataaaatattttagatgagaaaagtactactgttaattaaaatattataaaaagatattttattatagtcctagttttaaaaaacagctaCCTGGTTGATGCCTAAGTGACAGAAGCTAAACCACAATAGGAAGACTATTCTCTTATCCTGCCCAGATGTCTGAAGGCAACACTGGCGGTGGAGGCTGCGTTACCTTTTCTAGAGCTTCTCGTACGACTCTTTCAGTTTCTCGCTTGTGATCAGACTTCATTCGGTCTTTAAAGTCATTGAAAATTTTGGTGTATTTGTCGTGGCACATGCTTTGACACACTCCGTCACTGGTGGTCTGGGTGCTTCGATGCAGCATTCTTGGTGAAGAGGCACTTAACTTCTTGGTCTGAGTTGATACAGAAACTTTTTCGATTGGCTGAGGCATCGTGGGGATTTCCTGGCTGGAACTGACTGCTTCTGTTTCAGGCTCTGGTTCCTAAAGGATAAGGAAAGTGCTATAGAATTCACTAGTTCAAGAGCAAGCTCTATTAGGAGAAAAACAGAGTGATATACATAAATAGCCACATAAAAAACTGCAGTTCAAAAACCatgtaagaaaatggaaaattgttttgtgtattttacaattaaaaataaatttaaaaaaatttaaaacacatgcaATTAGTAGGTACAATAATTCTAAACAGGAACTTCATTTACAATTACATATCAATattatggtttttcttttcaaaacagactaaacaaaaaaatttatcaTACAAAATCATTATCAATTTATAGTCACTTCTTTGGTTTAGGTTctttaacaaataccctaaacCACTTCTCACTGAATATGTGTGAGGATTTTGCCCATATTTacacctgattttaaaatatgcatggattatataattttaaaaggctgaGCTCAGCCATAGTTTCCTccagtttttaaatgttggccTCATTGATTTGTTGGATAAACACTTTGTTTTTTATTAGTGctatgagaaaatatcagagttcTAGAAAATACAGCAAAGTGCCCTCCCACTTAGCCAGCCGTGGTCACTGCTGTTTAACTGGTAAGGAGACTTGCAGCTCCCGTGTGTTACTCTATGACGGGAACAGTGGGAAGACTGGGTCCAACTTGGTTGCTACAGGTTGACTGACGGCAATGCTTTTCGCAAGGACCTGTGAGGAGCACTGCCTTGATCACAACTGTGAAAATATTTCCTGTTTCAATTGCCACCTGGACACTGCAAGGCAGGCAACTTACTTCTTTTTTGGGTTCCACACTTTGATTACGTCGTCCTTTCTTTGTTCTCGGTTCTTGAGTGACCTTTAGCTGTGGGCATCATAAAAGTAATAGCACATTATTCCCGACACTATGAAACACTTCTCTGCTGCTAAGACTAGCCAGGGACCCACAGGTCAGGGGGGAGCACTTGTTCCCTTCCGCATTAGCTCTTTCAAGACCACGTGGTTGGCACTCACGGAATGATTCCTCTGGGCCGAGGGCTTGAAAGAGCTAATGTGCTGGTAGAGTCAGGATCAGGGCTGGTGGTGGCTTCCGTGTATTGGAACTGGTTCTGGTTTCTTTCGCAGAGCACTTTACAAATGTTACAGGAAAGGAATAAGGAAAGTCAGAGTCTGCTCATTCCAGGGAGGAGTGTGCGCTGACACCTGCACATGCAGAACAAGAAACGACAGGCTCTCACTGGCGCCTCGCACCTGCTCATTACTGGTAGAGGAGATGCTGGattctgcctcctcctcccctcgGTCCTCATTCTTAGACTTCCAAAACCTCCCTTCACGAAGGAAGCGCTGATGCAGCTCCAGCTCATCACAGGCCTTCTTCCAGCCCATGCTGCGCTTAACATGCAGCCGGTGAACGTTGACTGTGATGTCCTGTATGTTTTCAGAAGGAATCCAGGCCCTGTGAACAACATTGAAAGGGATGGTTAGAAATTTCCAaaatgggagggacttccctggccgtccagtggttgagacttcgccttccaacacacagggagctaagattccacatgcctcgtggccaaaaaaccaaaacataaaacaaagcaatattgtaacaaattcgataaagactttaaaaatggtccacatcaaaaaaaaaaaaagaagaagaaatttccaAAATGGTAGAAACTCTACCCATTGTAAAGTACAATTTGTGGCTtgaataaaaactcttaccaagtAGAAAATAGGTGAAGTGACATTTGTTTTTCACAGTCATCAAAGCAAAGTTCTCAGAATGGGAGTGATTCAcagctctttttaaaatgttcaatatctcattgttttgaatACTGTAAATTATTCAAAATCTAGCTATTTGCATGTTAGAACTATAGAATCATTTGTAAATGCCCAGAAATTTTCATGAGACACATACAAAATGAGGGCATCTAACAACTAGTATCTAGTAAGTCATCACATTCCTATTCATCAGATGAACCATGACCAACAAATGGAAAACTGTTTGTATCATTCAGCAACCAGGTACTCAACTGCGAACACATAAGTTGATCTAAAACTACATTTGGTTCTATTGGGAAGAATgctagaaatttaagaaaattttccttGGTGCTAATCGCTTGACTGGACTTAAATTAGCATCCAGCTCAACCAAGGCTTACCGTGTGCCAGTGGAAGGCACCACAAAGCACACAGTGCGTGGGACCTATGACTGTTCCCGCCTCATTTGACAGCTGGCAGAGATGCTGCCAAAATGGGGTTAAGGAAAGCTATTAATTAGCAGCTGGAACCCAGTGAGGGTCCTCACTGTGCCTAGTTTATTAAGCTGGCACTTCTATATACATTGCCACTGCCTTTAACTGAGAAACAATGATAAAACAATGCAGCACAGAGTCGAGGTGACTCTGGGGTAGTCTGGAGAGGAAGAGGGTTTTGGCTGTGAGTGGTCACAGGTTTCATTTGGGCTCCAACTTGAAGGAGGAGTAAGATTTAAACAGGGGACCATATGAGGGGAGGACTTCTAGGCAGAAGGGATGTcacaaatgaaataagaaaatataaggaTATGTGAGCCACAGTTAATAAGACATTTTCTAGAGCACAGGGTACAAGTTGGGATCCAGCACTGCGAATACACAGATTTGCTCTTTTCAGTCTTATTAGGAGTTTCACAAATACTAGACCTATGACTGTTCTGAAGGGATCTTACTGAATCCCGGCACATATGCCTAAAGCCAAAAATGTAGACTTCTAACTTGCTTGTACAAACTAAGCTGTTTGCTTTAGAatttaaaagcacattttaaatatataataatccaTAGTTATATGGTAATGATAACTGAAATTGTTAAATTTGAACctatttataaatattacattAACAGTGTCATCTGACAGTGCTTTATTAGAAACCAAAGTAAACTACACTTTGAAAAAGAGTGCAAATAAAattttgctgggcttccctggtggcgcagtggttgagaatctgcctgctaatgcaggggacacgggttcgagccctggtctgggaagatcccacatgccgcggagcagctgggcccgtgagccacaattgctgagcctgcgcgtctggagcctgtgccccgcgacgggaggggccgcgatagagaaaggcccgcgcaccgcaatgaagagcggtccccgcaccgcgatgaagagtggcccccgcttgccgcaactggagaaagccctcgcacgaaccgaagacccaacacagccaaaaataaataaataaataaataaataagaaaatcctttaaaaaaaaaaaaaagaaaattttgcttGTGGAAGAGTTCCTTGCCATTAGATcttgtatttatattatatttactctttcagtcaacaaacatttattgagcacctattacataccagtcaatcaataaaagtgttaaaacagtttttaaaaccaGTATGTTTTTTGAGAGAGATTTCTGTTATAAGCAGTGCTGACTACCTGGAATCAATTTGTGACCTAGGAGAGAATCTTATCCCCTTGGATATATTTAGTCTATCGAATCTATTTAATCTActgaatttattaaatttattcaatttatCTATTACCAGGTGGAACCCAGTGAGGGTCCTCGCTGTGCCTAATTATTAGGTTGGCACTTCTACATACATGGCCACTGCCTTTAATCTATTGAATTTAATCTACTGATCTAATCTACTGAATCTATTCTTAACATGAGACTTAAGTCTCAATGCAATTCATAAAAACATTCCTATTCTCTCTTAATCATCTCCATTATTGTAGATAATCAGATTTCAGTTTTAAAGAGTGTCACTGAGCATGCAATCTGACCtacactaaaaataaaaggcaaactgCACCCTACAATTTACAGTAAGTTTAATAAAAAGAGGTAAAATCGAATCTGGCTATGCCTACACATCTGTCAATCCAGAATTCTCTGAATATATGCACAATAAAATGGCTCAGTGATCTGATGGCAAATGAACCCAAAAtgtcccctttctttcttccctgtgcCATTGCTCCCTCCAACTACAGGCAGCAGAAAGATTTAGCCCTGCTGACAGTCAGACCCTATCAGCTACTTTTTTTCCTCTGACAGGCAGAACCCTGCATACCCTATGAAAACCCTGCCTGTACTTACCAGGACCACAGGCATCTACTCCCTGAACGTTACCACCTGCTCAGGGTTCAGGGTCTAGGGAGGGAGCAGCATGTTCTGGTGTGAGCATACAGAGGGACTGGTCCAAAATCATttatttgcttaaattttttttctcccacctaAGTGTAGAGACATGATAAACTGGCTAAAGaatatttactgtatttattCATGGTGATCTCTGCGTAACAATGtggtatttaataccactgaacggCACACtaaaaaatgtttacaatagttttaaaaaagtatttattaatgaAAACTTGCAGCTGGGGGCCCTTATAGGCCATCTCTTCTTGGTATATAACATGTTGCTTAAGTAATTAAAACTCTATTATTTTTATagagttcattttttaatatatcaattatTCTAACATGATAGAGTATCATTTTTAAGGTATGTACCCATCATTCACTTCAAATATCTTGCTGGGTATATTGTAACcaggaaaagcaaatgaaaaagattcatagtaaaattgtatttatagTAAAATTGtagatcttttattttctaaaataaagtcCTTAGAGTCCCATCtgtctataatttttttagataaaatcttccaagaaataAGAAGTTTGGGGGGAAAAGACTCTGGaaatgtaattttctgttttaattcccTCTTCAGATGACAAACTTACTCTAAGGACCCAAGTAAATCAGctcaaatattcttttaaaatattttctgcacaGTATATACTGAATGATATAAAACAAACTCActcatattattaataaaataccaCTCATGGTTGAAGATActataaagttgttttaaaattagtgaaaaaagaaaatataggaaaattctGATTATCAGATTGTTCTCATCTGGtagtatggtttttaaaaaataactgaattcttcatttttctaaattaactgtttatttaatgaaattcaaaaaacTAAGTCAAATTTTTCCCTCATATACATTCTTAGATCATAACATTGACACTCTCCTGTACTCCTGAGTTGATTATTTTTGTCTATGGCTTTGACAGAACCTTGAAAGTACGGTTGAAACTACCGTAATGATATTACAATTCTATGAAATGAACACATCCTGAGAAGCCTTCCACTTAACTCCTAATATGGATTCAATCCCACCATTAACACGCTTCGGAACTCAACAGTGTCAACTATTGAAACTGTCCTGTTTAGTAACCATTATCTGAAATACCATGTATAGAAAGCACTGTTAGGTGCCCAGTCAAGTTATGtgctgatttgttttttaatttaaaatacacttcagggcttccctggtggcgcagtggttaagaatccacctgccaacgcaggggacatgggctcgagccctggtccaggaagatcccacatgccgcggagcaactgagcccgtgcaccataactactgagcccgcatgccacaactactgagcccgtgagccacaactactgaagcctgcacgcctagagcccgtgctctgcaacaagagaactcaccgcaatgagaagcccgcgcaccgaaacgaagagtagcccctgctcgctgcaactagagaaagcccgcacgcagcaacaaatacccaacgcagccaaaaataaataaatacaataaataaatttataaaaaaataaaatgaaatacagttcACACCGTTTCTAATGGCAAAGCCCCCAGAGCACTGGTAAAGCAGGACTGGGCACCCCCCACGACTCCTGGAGGCCCAGGGGTGATGGCTGCACATGATTACCTCTGGTGGTGGTGACCGAAGAAGCGGACGTCAACCTGATTGTCCTCTTTCTGCATGACTTTGGCCGGCCAGAATCCAAAACCTTTCATTTTAGCCCAAACCAGTTCATGATTAGGTATctggaaataaaatgttttacctTGTCATActacttttaaagtattaaatacAAGAATATCATTAATACTGAACTACGCAGTCAAGCATAatccattattttgaaaatatttttttttctaactcctAAGCACACAGAACTTACCCCCACCCCAGGATTGACTGATTTTGCCTCcaagaaaaacaccaaaaaaattaaaatttgcataAGCAATGTGGACCTTCATTTCGCAGAAAAGACAGTGAAAAGAATCTCAATAGCCTGTGGCATCTGGAATGAAGCCAACAGTGTAACAGTGGCAAACAGAACACCCTGACTTTGCTTCACGAAATACAGTCCAACCCTGGGAGCCTATAAGAAATGGGAGAATTTTAGGCCCTCCTCCCGATCTATCAAGTCGGAGATGCAAATTTTAATGAGACCCTCAAGTGACTGAGGAGCACAGTAATGTCTCGGAGAGTAGGGGCTCTCAGGCAGGCTCTTACACCATGGCCGGGGGTGGGCGACTGCCCCTGGAACACTCCttgaaatcatgccattttaGGGGCAATCACACagctataagtatatataaagacTTAGATTTCTTGTGAGAGAATGAGAGGAAAagcaaatttttactttatatattaaggGATTCAGTGTTTATTCCTAGTCTTGAGGGTCCTCATTTTAAAGTCACAAATGGATACTGATCCCAAGTTGTTTTCCCCGTGTTTCAGTTTTTATACTCATTAAAACCATACATACCatgacacaaagaaaaatatttagaaggaTTGTAATCTTCAAGCAAATTGGAAATAAACTTCCTTAGAGTAAGACATCAGACActtaagaggttaaaaaaaaaaatctcaaaattttaCATACACAAGGATAGCAGAACCAATTGTCAGGACGAGCATTTGATAAATAGAAGCAATTCTTGCAAAGTTGTAATTCATCcagctgaaaaagaaaatcaactatTTAGCCTAcataaaatacacacatgcataaaactatataaaatagatccaTGCAAATTAACATTCTCTTTCATGTATACAGTCTTCAGTTTTGTCCCTTAAgcttaaaattctaattttccaaTGAATAATACCAGAAGAGCCTGCCACTTTCTTCTTGGAACCTCCCGAAGGTCCCAGATTGCACTTGGAATAGAGGACAGATTCCTTAGGGGGCCACTGcatctgacctctgcttccccaGCCTCACTGATACCTTTCCAGTTCAGCACTCAGATTAAAGGCTATTTCCTCAGAAATGTCTCTTGATCTACCCATATAAAATATCCGCTACCAATAAAAGCAGTCCCTACTTTGCCTCATTCTCTTAGTGTTATTTTCTTTCATAACATTTTTTTATAACTTGTAAAGAAACCTATTTTGTCTGTCCTTTTCTTGAGTCTCCCTCTTCAGAATACAACTGTATGAGCAGGAAGCCAGCATCCTGATTCCCATTTTATTCCTCCTAACAcagcacatagtagacactcaataaacatgtttaacgaattttttaaaagtcatatttgAAATGGAATCAAGAAACAAaactttttatataaattgaGACACTTTTGCAAAGATAGTATGGTTATAGATGAGTGTTTCAAATAA encodes the following:
- the ZMYND11 gene encoding zinc finger MYND domain-containing protein 11 isoform X6, which translates into the protein MSRVHGMHPKETTRQLSLAVKDGLIVETLTVGCKGSKAGIEQEGYWLPGDEIAYSMQPFSRTATPNKDWETENHDWYCFECHLPGEVLICDLCFRVYHSKCLSDEYRLRDSSSHWQCPVCRSIKKKNTNKQEMSTYLRFIVSRMKERAIDLNKKGKDNKHPMYRRLVHSAVDVPAIQEKVNEGKYRSYEEFKADAQLLLHNTVIFYGADSEQADIARMLYKDTCHELDELQLCKNCFYLSNARPDNWFCYPCIPNHELVWAKMKGFGFWPAKVMQKEDNQVDVRFFGHHHQRAWIPSENIQDITVNVHRLHVKRSMGWKKACDELELHQRFLREGRFWKSKNEDRGEEEAESSISSTSNEQLKVTQEPRTKKGRRNQSVEPKKEEPEPETEAVSSSQEIPTMPQPIEKVSVSTQTKKLSASSPRMLHRSTQTTSDGVCQSMCHDKYTKIFNDFKDRMKSDHKRETERVVREALEKLRSEMEEEKRQAVNKAVANMQGEIDRKCKQVKEKCKEEFVEEIKKLATQHKQLISQTKKKQWCYNCEEEAMYHCCWNTSYCSIKCQQEHWHAEHKRTCRRKR